The Candidatus Poseidoniia archaeon nucleotide sequence TGGAATATGCAACTGGGGGGCCGCCCGTGCTATTGCCCTCGTCGAAGAGGTAGGTCTTGTGGTCGCCCCAGCCGGAACCAGCGGCGATGTACTCCCCGTCCGCCGAGATAGCTACCGAGTAAACAATACTCCCGGTTTGATAGCTCCAGAGCGGCGTGCTGCTGTCCTTGTCGAAGAGGTAGACCTTGTCGTCAGTGGAGCCGGCAACGATGTACTCGCCGTCCGCCGAGATAGCCACCGATTCCACCCAATTATCGGTGGTATAGCTCCAGAGCGGCGTGCTGTTACCCCGGTCGAAGAGGTAGACCTTGTCGTCATAGGAGCCGGCAGCGATGTACTCGCCATCCGCTGAGATGGACACCGAATACACCCAATGCCCGGTTTCGTAGTTCCATAGCGGCGTGCTACTGTCCTTCTCGAAGAGATATAC carries:
- a CDS encoding PQQ-binding-like beta-propeller repeat protein, producing the protein SSTPLWSYTTEGNVRSVAISADGEYITAGSDDEKVYLFEKDSSTPLWNYETGHWVYSVSISADGEYIAAGSYDDKVYLFDRGNSTPLWSYTTDNWVESVAISADGEYIVAGSTDDKVYLFDKDSSTPLWSYQTGSIVYSVAISADGEYIAAGSGWGDHKTYLFDEGNSTGGPPVAYS